From the genome of candidate division WOR-3 bacterium:
ACCTGCGCGACCCGGTGATGTACCGCATCATGCGGGCGCACCACCACCGGACCGGAGACGAGTGGTGCATCTACCCGACCTACGACTACGCACACGGTCAGTCTGACTCGTTGGAAGGAATCACCCACTCACTTTGCTCGCTTGAGTTCGAGGACCACCGGCCGCTCTACGAATGGTTCATCCGCGAGCTCGGCATCTTCCCGTCGCGCCAGATTGAGTTCGCCCGCCTGAATCTGACCTACACCGTGATGAGCAAGCGCCGGCTGCTCGACATGGTCGAGCAGGGCGTGGTGCAGGATTGGGACGACCCAAGGATGCCGACTCTATCCGGGATGAGGCGGCGCGGGTTCCCGCCCGAGGCAATCCGCGAGTTCCTCAGACGGATCGGCGTGGCCAAGGCCGACACGGTGATTGACTACGAGCTGCTGGAGCACTGCGTCCGCGAGGACCTGAACAAGCGCGTGCCGCGCGTGATGGCCGTGCTGCGGCCGCTCAAGGTGGTCATCGAGAACTACCCCGAGAACCAGACCGAGGAGTTCGATGCGGTGAACAATCCTGAGCACCCGA
Proteins encoded in this window:
- the glnS gene encoding glutamine--tRNA ligase; the protein is MPEDRVPRNFIEEAIEDDLASGRFDHVHTRFPPEPNGRLHIGHAKAISIDFGMAQKYGGKCNLRFDDTNPTKEETEYVDAIKEDIRWLGYDWEEREYYASGYFEQLYQWAVQLIKAGKAYVCDLNADQVREYRGTLTQPGRESPHRGRSVEENLDLFGGMRGGEFPDGSRTLRAKIDMASPNLNLRDPVMYRIMRAHHHRTGDEWCIYPTYDYAHGQSDSLEGITHSLCSLEFEDHRPLYEWFIRELGIFPSRQIEFARLNLTYTVMSKRRLLDMVEQGVVQDWDDPRMPTLSGMRRRGFPPEAIREFLRRIGVAKADTVIDYELLEHCVREDLNKRVPRVMAVLRPLKVVIENYPENQTEEFDAVNNPEHP